A part of Drosophila ananassae strain 14024-0371.13 chromosome 2R, ASM1763931v2, whole genome shotgun sequence genomic DNA contains:
- the LOC6507883 gene encoding uncharacterized protein LOC6507883 isoform X2, producing the protein MLPCRHWTCLWGNEFPGSPKYSSRSLKTAGYESLVEKLREVEPEANRTLVVRKINSFRTNFRRDVRRRDQCLAKGQPFKSTLWYFDILGFLEGQDEDKRGLRTGGLHRKRNFSPTITEDTEKTLESPQKQSYKAIKEETLLSNDSCHSMDNDLPLMPQNPCCSRPNEFEALAQTWSNQFQELSYGQRILARKLISDILYHGCMERLQPSHIDQLHHLISQENRITTSLENESLK; encoded by the exons ATGCTCCCTTGTCGGCATTGGACATGTCTTTGGGGAAATGAATTCCCGGGATC TCCGAAGTACAGTAGTCGCTCGCTGAAGACCGCCGGATATGAGAGTCTAGTGGAGAAACTAAGAGAAGTAGAGCCGGAGGCCAATCGAACGCTGGTTGTTAGGAAAATCAACTCGTTTCGCACTAATTTCCGAAGAGATGTTCGCCGGCGTGACCAATGTTTGGCTAAAGGACAGCCCTTTAAGTCCACACTCTGGTATTTTGACATTTTGGGTTTCCTCGAGGGTCAGGACGAAGATAAGCGAGGACTCAGAACAGGGGGCTTACACCGGAAGAGGAATTTTTCACCAACAATAACAGAGGATACAGAG aAAACTTTAGAATCTCCTCAAAAGCAAAGCTACAAAGCCATCAAGGAGGAGACTCTACTTTCCAACGATTCTTGCCACTCAATGGATAATGACTTGCCCCTCATGCCACAAAATCCTTGCTGCTCTAGGCCCAATGAATTTGAGGCCTTGGCTCAGACCTGGAGTAATCAGTTTCAGGAACTGTCTTATGGCCAAAGAATCCTGGCCCGGAAACTGATTTCCGATATTCTCTACCACGGATGTATGGAGAGACTTCAGCCAAGTCATATAGACCAACTGCACCATTTAATAAGCCAGGAAAATAGGATAACTACTTCATTAGAGAACGAAAGTCTTAAATAA
- the LOC6507883 gene encoding uncharacterized protein LOC6507883 isoform X1, with translation MNSRDRKFWTEFLLLYRSLPAVWQTRSPKYSSRSLKTAGYESLVEKLREVEPEANRTLVVRKINSFRTNFRRDVRRRDQCLAKGQPFKSTLWYFDILGFLEGQDEDKRGLRTGGLHRKRNFSPTITEDTEKTLESPQKQSYKAIKEETLLSNDSCHSMDNDLPLMPQNPCCSRPNEFEALAQTWSNQFQELSYGQRILARKLISDILYHGCMERLQPSHIDQLHHLISQENRITTSLENESLK, from the exons ATGAATTCCCGGGATCGTAAGTTCTGGACAGAATTCCTTTTGCTCTATCGATCACTTCCGGCCGTATGGCAAACCCGTAGTCCGAAGTACAGTAGTCGCTCGCTGAAGACCGCCGGATATGAGAGTCTAGTGGAGAAACTAAGAGAAGTAGAGCCGGAGGCCAATCGAACGCTGGTTGTTAGGAAAATCAACTCGTTTCGCACTAATTTCCGAAGAGATGTTCGCCGGCGTGACCAATGTTTGGCTAAAGGACAGCCCTTTAAGTCCACACTCTGGTATTTTGACATTTTGGGTTTCCTCGAGGGTCAGGACGAAGATAAGCGAGGACTCAGAACAGGGGGCTTACACCGGAAGAGGAATTTTTCACCAACAATAACAGAGGATACAGAG aAAACTTTAGAATCTCCTCAAAAGCAAAGCTACAAAGCCATCAAGGAGGAGACTCTACTTTCCAACGATTCTTGCCACTCAATGGATAATGACTTGCCCCTCATGCCACAAAATCCTTGCTGCTCTAGGCCCAATGAATTTGAGGCCTTGGCTCAGACCTGGAGTAATCAGTTTCAGGAACTGTCTTATGGCCAAAGAATCCTGGCCCGGAAACTGATTTCCGATATTCTCTACCACGGATGTATGGAGAGACTTCAGCCAAGTCATATAGACCAACTGCACCATTTAATAAGCCAGGAAAATAGGATAACTACTTCATTAGAGAACGAAAGTCTTAAATAA